One Brassica napus cultivar Da-Ae chromosome C2, Da-Ae, whole genome shotgun sequence DNA window includes the following coding sequences:
- the LOC125581870 gene encoding uncharacterized protein LOC125581870 isoform X1, giving the protein MRSLVPLMNLIVATSYAEGDKFYIDHAKLLPLARFLPQLKKLMDTHCPFGLRPIGPCTNWAFVQFDHLLIGHVHSPPKMNWTGLAHGQPAQLTPLYATVDLRVSRRRYLVSCSLGVLVDTLTGLVLAVDGFVAIVEPRRRGREIMQGRFCIWYIFCCIRLCSSQVFRSQSCQRLGSSGFSVTVD; this is encoded by the exons ATGAGATCTTTGGTCCCATTAATGAATCT TATCGTAGCTACCTCATACGCTGAAGGGGACAAGTTCTACATCGACCATGCAAAGCTATTACCTCTAGCAAGATTCCTTCCTCAACTAAA gAAGCTCATGGACACACATTGTCCATTTGGTCTTCGCCCAATTGGACCATGTACCAATTGGGCTTTTGTCCAGTTTGACCATTTATTAATTGGGCACGTCCATAGTCCGCCCAAAATGAATTGGACTGGGCTAGCCCATGGTCAGCCCGCCCAGTTGACACCTCTATATGCCACCGTGGATTTGAGGGTTTCAAGAAGGAGATATCTGGTTTCTTGTTCGCTTGGCGTTTTGGTAGATACGCTTACTGGTTTGGTATTAGCTGTTGATGGTTTTGTTGCTATTGTGGAGCCAAGAAGAAGGGGAAGGGAGATTATGCAAGGAAGGTTTTGTATTTGGTATATCTTCTGTTGTATCAGGTTGTGCAGCTCTCAAGTGTTTAGAAGCCAAAGTTGTCAAAGACTAGGTTCCTCTGGTTTTAGTGTTACAGTTGATTGA
- the LOC125581870 gene encoding putative H/ACA ribonucleoprotein complex subunit 1-like protein 1 isoform X2: MNLKLMSIESRRKDKDFENFVGLQLGGGYRDKGPPSEVVGFFVGYITEVATFLHACEGDAVTKLCQEKIPYLNAPIYLQHKTQIGKVDEIFGPINESYRSYLIR; encoded by the exons ATGAATCTGAAGCTGATGAGTATCGAGAGCAGAAGGAAAGACAAGGACTTTGAGAATTTCGTGGGGTTGCAGCTTGGTGGTGGATATCGTGACAAAGGACCTCCAAGCGAAGTCGTTG GTTTCTTCGTCGGTTATATAACAGAAGTTGCAACCTTTCTCCATGCTTGTGAGGGTGATGCTGTGACCAAGCTCTGCCAAGAGAAGATCCCTTACTTAAATGCCCCGATCTACCTGCAACACAAGACTCAGATTGGGAAAGTAGATGAGATCTTTGGTCCCATTAATGAATCT TATCGTAGCTACCTCATACGCTGA
- the LOC125581870 gene encoding putative H/ACA ribonucleoprotein complex subunit 1-like protein 1 isoform X3, with protein MNLKLMSIESRRKDKDFENFVGLQLGGGYRDKGPPSEVVEVATFLHACEGDAVTKLCQEKIPYLNAPIYLQHKTQIGKVDEIFGPINESYRSYLIR; from the exons ATGAATCTGAAGCTGATGAGTATCGAGAGCAGAAGGAAAGACAAGGACTTTGAGAATTTCGTGGGGTTGCAGCTTGGTGGTGGATATCGTGACAAAGGACCTCCAAGCGAAGTCGTTG AAGTTGCAACCTTTCTCCATGCTTGTGAGGGTGATGCTGTGACCAAGCTCTGCCAAGAGAAGATCCCTTACTTAAATGCCCCGATCTACCTGCAACACAAGACTCAGATTGGGAAAGTAGATGAGATCTTTGGTCCCATTAATGAATCT TATCGTAGCTACCTCATACGCTGA